TTGGTTACAACAATATTCCAAATGTGGCACCAACCGCTGCGTTAAAGATGACAGATCATCAAGAAGCATGTTTGCCAGTAGCGCGTTTTAGAGATGAGTTAGTAAGCCGTGGTTATCAAGAAGCCATCACATATAGCTTCGTTGATCCAAAAGCACAACAGCAGCTACACCCAGAAGCCGATGCATTAATTCTTCCGCACCCAATTTCGGTTGAAATGTCTGCAATGCGTGTAAGCCTGATGACAGGCCTGATCAATGCGGTTTCTTATAACCAAAACCGTCAACAATCGCGTATTCGCTTATTCGAAACGGGTCTTAAGTTTATCAAAGACGACAACGCGGAAAACGGCGTACGTCAAACTGCTGTGATCGGTGGTATCGCGTATGGTAACACGCATAACGAACATTGGTCTGTGCCTTCACGTAAAGTGGATTTTTTTGATGTGAAAGGCGATGTAGAAGCATTACTTGCGCTTTGTAACGATAAAGCCCGTTTTAGCTTTAAAGCAGAAGCGAGCGATGGTTTGCATCCAGGCCAATCAGCTGCAATTTATGCAGACGGTAAAAAGGTTGGTTTCATCGGTGCAGTACACCCTCAGCTATTAAAGCCGTTAGAGCTTAAAGATACACCATATGTATTTGAAATCGACATGGCTGCTTTAGAAAATCGCTTGCTTCCAGAAGCAGTTAGTATCTCGAAATTCCCATCAAATAGAAGAGATATTGCTATTTTAGTTGCAGATGACGTAAAAATAGGCGATATTTTAGAGTGCATTGAGAAAGTTGGCGGAAATCAATTAGTTGACCTAAACTTATTCGATGTGTACAAAGGGCAAGGGGTTGAACCTGATCATAAGAGTTTAGCCATTGCTCTAACATTACAAGCGGTTGATAGAACGCTCGAAGAGAAAGACATCAGCGCGGTTGTAGAAAACGTGGTGGCCGAACTGGCCAAACAATTCAATGCATCGTTGAGGGACTAGATATGGCGCTTACTAAAGCCGACATAGCTGAACACCTATTTGAAAAACTGGGGATCAATAAGAAAGATGCCAAAGACTTAGTTGAAGCGTTTTTTGAAGAAATCCGCTCAGCGCTAGAAAACGGCGAGCAAGTGAAGCTCTCTGGGTTTGGTAACTTTGACCTTCGCGACAAGAAGGAACGCCCGGGTAGGAACCCAAAAACTGGGGAAGATATTCCTATCTCTGCGCGACGCGTGGTAACTTTTAGGCCTGGCCAAAAGTTAAAAACCCGTGTTGAGGTCGGCACAAGCAAAAACTTGTAATATAAGAAAGCCTTGGTGGTGATACCAAGGCTTTTTTTATATTGAAATAGTTTTGTCACATATTCAAGCTACACTCTGCGCCTGTTTGCGTTCCGTGGAGTGAGGAGCTTATGCGAGGAGCACACTCCTTAAGCAAGTTGTTTAAGAATATCTTTATTGCTTGGTTGTCTTGCAGCTTTGTATTTTCAATTGTGGCTGCCTTCACTTATGTGCATCAAAAAGAGACCGCTAAATCCAACCTTGTCACTGTAGCGAGTCGGATTGTATCTGACATCAACAAAGAGTTTGTCGTTGTAGACGATACCTTAAAACATGCCATCCACCTTTCTCCGAATTGCGACCCTGAGAGTCTACACTACATGCGTAGATTGGTTTTTGAAAACCCTGGTATGAGCGAAATAGGGATCGTAGATAGTAAAGGGAAATTGGTCTGCAATTCTTTTGGGCAACTCACTCCACCTGTGAATACCAGCGCCCCAATAAAAAAGCCCGGGCTTAGATACTATGGCCCAATCATTACAGACTATTTAGAACTTCCAGCCTTTGTTTTAGCGCGCACGAGAGACGATGGTTATGAGGTGAATGTGTTGATGCCGGATCATTGGCTAAAGAGTATGCTTGATATCTCAGCTCATCATAATACCGATTTTGCTGCCTTGGTCGACAATAGCACGGGTGTGCCGGTTTTTTTAAATGGTAAATACGCTTTGCCAATCCGCCAAAAACTATTTCCAACTGCTAATAGCCGCGCAGTAGAAGGACTCTTTGATGATGCAAAGGTAAAGTTTGCGTACATTGCAGCTATTCCGAGTTTGCCGCAGATGAGCTTAATCATTGCAAAAAATGATGAGCAATTAGTGAGCCTAGGTTGGTTGTGGCTAGTACTTTGGAGTGTGTTGTATTGCGCCTCTTGGGTTGGCCTCACGTTGTTATTAATCAGTTATGACAAGCGCCAGCTAAGCAGTAAAACACAAATATTAAGAGCATTGGCAAATGATGAGTTATTTAATGTGTATCAACCTCTCGTGAATGCACAGATGCCATCGATAGTGGGCGTGGAAGTACTCATTCGTTGGCGTCACCCACTTGAAGGAGTGCTCGGTCCCGCTTACTTTGTGCCTGAAGCTGAGCGTGATGGTACTATTTTAGATATCTCGATAGCGCAAGTCGAAAACGCTGTGCGTGATTTGACGGACATCTTAGCCGCTCAGCCAGATTTTAAGGTGTCTTTTAACGTTAATGGTTTACTTCTGGGCTCTAAACGCTATATCGACGCCTTACTTGCTGCAAAAAACCAAATATCTTCATTAACTATTGAATTAACTGAACGTGATGTGCTGACGCAGGCTCAAACGAAAACGGTACTAACCGAGCTCAAACGTGCTGGAATAGAAATCGCGATTGATGACTTTGGCACGGGGTATAGTGGTTTGCAGTACTTACAAAGTTTTCCGATCGACCTGCTGAAAATAGATCAGAGCTTTGTTGCATCAATTGGCCTAGATACTTTGCAATCCCCGGTTTTATCGGCAGTGATTGATATGGCGGGAAAGCTGGATAAAAAACTGATTGCTGAAGGGGTAGAAACTCAAGCTCAAGCTCGTTATCTCAAAAGTCGAGGGGTGAATGTTCATCAAGGTTGGCTTTATTTCAAAGCACTGGAACTGCCGCAACTACAGCGTGAGATGGATAAAGTGTTAGATAACAAAAGAGCGGCTTAACCGCTCTTATTTAATAAAAAGACCCAACTATTATAAAATCTCGGCGAAGTAGCAACCAAATGCATCAAGTGTCAGTACATTTGCGCTTGCCGTGCCACTTAGGTGCTTAAGGTCACACTGCGTTAATGCAACTTCAGGAAGTGTCACGCTTTGTTGAGTAGCTGCTAAGTTGAATGCGCACAGCAGTGTCTGGGTTTGTGTTTTACGGTAAAAAGCTAACACGGGCTCTGGGGTATCAATAAACTCAATGTCACCTGTTTTTAGTGCAGGTTGCGCATTTCGCCACTGTAAAAATGCTTGATAGTAGCTGAGCGTTGAATTGCTATCTACTGCTTGTTCGTCTACTGCTCGTAGAGCATGTGCTTCAGAAACTGGTAACCAAGGCTTAGACTCCGAGAAGCCAGCATTGGTTTTTGCCTTCGTCCACGGAAGTGGCGTTCTACAGCCATCACGGCCTTTAAAGTTTGGCCAAAAGGTAATGCCATATGGGTCCTGCAGCTCTTCGAAGGCAACGGCGGCTTCGCCAAGTCCTAGCTCTTCGCCTTGATACATACAGACGCTACCGCGCAATGAACCGAGAAGGGCGGTGAGCATTTTGACCTGTGTATCGTTTACTTTGCCATCTGTACTCCAGCGACTTGCTACCCGTTCTACATCGTGATTTGCAAACGCCCAACATGGCCAACCTTCGGTCATAACTGACTCTAGGCGAGAAACCGTTTCTCTGATGTACTTTGCACTATAGTCGTTAGTTAGGAGCTCAAAGCTATAACCCATGTGTAGCTTGTTACCATCGGCCGTGTACTCTGCCATTGTTTGCAAAGAGTCTTCTGAGCTTATCTCACCCAAGCTAACTGTGCCTGGGTATCTATCTAATAAGGCACGGATCTCTTCCATGAACAGTAAGTTTTCAGGTTGCGTATTGTTGTAATAATGGTACTGAAAAGCATAAGGGTTGTCTTCGCTAAAGCCACGACCTTGACGAAGCTCAATAGGCTTAGCTGGATTATTCCTAAGCTGCTTGTCGTGAAAACAGAAGTTGATGGCATCTAGTCTAAATCCATCAACGCCTTTTTTAAGCCAAAATTCGACGTTATCTAGTACGGCTTTACGTACTTCAGGGTGATGAAAGTTAAGATCCGGCTGCTCAGTTAGAAAGTTGTGCAGGTAATATTGGCAACGTCTAGGCTCCCACTGCCAGGCAACACCACCAAAAATGGATAGCCAATTGTTTGGTGGACTGCCGTCTGGATTGGCATCGGCCCATACATACCAATCTGCTTTGTCGTTTGTTTTGTCTTCACGACTTTCGACAAACCAAGGGTGTTGATTTGAGGTATGACTAAGTACCTGATCAATAATGATCTTAATATCACGATTATGTGCTTCGCTGATAAGCGTGTCAAAATCGTCGAGTGTACCAAACATAGGATCTATATCGCGATAGTCGCTAATATCATAGCCAAAGTCTTTCATTGGCGATTTAAAAAATGGTGAAATCCATACTGCATCAACACCAAGCGATTTAATGTAGTCTAGTCGCTGAATAATACCCTGTAAGTCGCCAATACCATCTGCATTACTGTCCTGAAAGCTACGCGGATATATTTGATAGATAACCGCGCCTTTCCACCATTCATTATTTGCCATGCACTTTCTCCAGACTATGTGCGTATTTGTTCTGTGGCAGTGCTGAGTATCAAGTAAATACTATGCTGGGCACTTTCACCACTAATTTTGCCAAAGAATACGTCATGCTCATGGGGCTGTAAAAAACCTGCATACGTATGCAGGTTTTGTTGGGTAAATTTATGATAAGTCATTTACATAATTTTATTTTATAAAATAAATTTACCAATATTGACCTTTAAAAGGGAAGAACCAGACAAATAAAGCTTTGTAAGAGTGAACTTTTGGTAAGACCAATTTAACTTGGGTATGGCTAGTGATGACATGTTGAGGATATTTTAATGCTCAGTCGACAATAATAGCCCATGAAAGTTAAGATTTAGTGAAATTAAAGCAGGTAAATAAATGCCGTCGGTCTTATGACCTTAACTAATAAAAGTATATATTTATCATTAGGTTGAGTTTTATTCCTGTAAAAAGCCTGTAAATTTCGTTGAAATGCACTAGCTTTGAATACGTATGCATAAAGTTGTTTACAAATTTAATCAGCCGCTAGTATTTGACTGACAACAACTGTGCTCGTTTGTTTTTTCATCAGTTTGCACGCCTGATGAACAAATCGCACAATATAATATGGTTAATTGGGATAAAACATTATGTCTAAGTTCAAACCGAGTATGCTAACGCTTGCGCTGATTGCTGCGGGTGTGAGCCATGCTGCTCCTGTTGAAGATAACACTGCTAATAATGAAGAAAATAACGTTGAGGTGATCGAAGTTCGAGGTATCTCGCGCAGTATCATCGCCTCAATCGATAAAAAAAGATTTAGCGACACCATTGCAGAAGTAGTTGATGCTGGAGACTTAGCTTCTTTACCTGACGTGTCAATCGCTGACTCCTTGAGCCGATTACCTGGGATCACCGCGGTAAGAGCAAGTGGGCAATCTTCACAACTTAATATTCGCGGGATGAACGGCGACTTTATTCAAACCACATTAAATGGACGTGAGCAGGCGAGTACTAGTGGATATACCGCAGGTAGTCGCTGGATTTCATTTGACCAATATCCGTCAGAATTAATTAATCAAGCCGCAGTGTATAAATCACCAAAAGCATCGCTGATTGAAGGCGGTGTTGCGGCTACGGTTGAACTTAAAACGGCAAACCCTCTCGATGCCGAAAAAGAACATAATTTTAATTCTTCGGTAAGATATTCCTACAATGATGCTGCGTCAGATGTGGGCGCGGATTCAACAGGCGAACGTATTAGTTTTTCATATCGAGGTAAATTCCTAAATGAGACACTTGGTTTTGCTATTGGTGGGGCGTATCTAAATCAACCAAATAACGCAATTGATATTTCAGCGCATGCTCCTACACGCTCTCAAGATTTTGATGGTAATGGTACTGAAGAGCGCTCAGTTAATGGCTTTCAATACCGCTCAGCCAAAGGCAGTGATGAAAGACTAGGACTGTTAAGCACCCTAGTATATCAACCAACAGACGCGTTTAAAGTCCAGTTTGATTATTTCCATTCTAAGTTCGAGTCGGAAGATAAAAAGAGCGGCTTAAATATTGAAGGGTTTTCAAAAGATATTAACTCGTTGTATACGGTTGATAATGCAGTTGTTAAAGATGGTTTTCTAGTCGCTGGGGATGTAACTATTACGGATCCCAATGGCCCATGGGTTGAGATGCGCTCTGAAGACCAATCAACGGACTCAACCACCGACAGCTTTGGCTTAAACTTGCAATACACGACAGATTCGTGGGAATTAAAGTTCGACTGGGCTCATAGTGAAGGGGAAAAAACGCGTAGAGATATGATTGCTTCAATGCATGCATACGAATACGGTACTTCTACACTGGAGGATGGAACGTTAGTTAACACCTGGCAAGAATTAAGAAATCAAACGTTTTCTTTTGAACAAAGAGAGAAAGACTCACCACTGTTAACACTTGGCAACGGGTATACCGACCTATCTAATATGCGACTGGGTGATTGGGAACAATTCCCTCACAAGTACACAGACGAGTTAGATAGCGTTAAAGTTGATTTTAAATATTTTATTGAGAACAGCTTTATTTCTTCGATTGAAGTTGGTGCGCGTTGGTCTGATCGTGAATTTACTGATCAACGCTCTACATTTAGATGGGGCGCACGCGAAGGTCAAAATGGTTATCAGTTACCGGATGGCACTATCGTCACGAACAAAGGCTGTGAATTTAATGATCAGAACCACCCGTGTATTCCTCACGATTTGACGGGATATGTTTCGGTTAGAGATACTCGAGGCTTCCAATACTTGGAATTAGACCTTGAAGGTATCGCTAATGAAGTATTTGGTCCGGGTAATTATGAAGCGCAACAAACTTGGGGCCACAATTGGACGCTCATTGAAAGTGGAGCTGTTCGAGAAGAAGTATTAGCCGGTTATATTATGGCAAATATAGATACCGAAATTGCCGACATACCAGTGACGGGTAATTTTGGCGTTCGAGTAGTAAGAACTGATACGAAATCGATAGGTATTCAACAGATCCAAGGTGATGAAGTTGGTGACTCAATTATCGATGACAATGGCGTTGAAAGAACCGATTATCGCCATGTTAATTACGGTCCTGAATATACAGACACATTGCCTTCACTAAACCTCAATTTCAGAGTGAGTGACACAGACCAAATTAGGTTTGCAGCTGCAGAAGTTATTGGCCGTCCACCTGTCTACCAGCTTAGAGGTGGTGCAGGGTCTTGGGCTGACACTGCAAATGATGGTACTAGTCCTCGTTATAATGTGTGGTCAAAAGGTAATCCAAATTTAGACCCGTTTA
This portion of the Pseudoalteromonas sp. GCY genome encodes:
- the ihfA gene encoding integration host factor subunit alpha is translated as MALTKADIAEHLFEKLGINKKDAKDLVEAFFEEIRSALENGEQVKLSGFGNFDLRDKKERPGRNPKTGEDIPISARRVVTFRPGQKLKTRVEVGTSKNL
- a CDS encoding EAL domain-containing protein — protein: MRGAHSLSKLFKNIFIAWLSCSFVFSIVAAFTYVHQKETAKSNLVTVASRIVSDINKEFVVVDDTLKHAIHLSPNCDPESLHYMRRLVFENPGMSEIGIVDSKGKLVCNSFGQLTPPVNTSAPIKKPGLRYYGPIITDYLELPAFVLARTRDDGYEVNVLMPDHWLKSMLDISAHHNTDFAALVDNSTGVPVFLNGKYALPIRQKLFPTANSRAVEGLFDDAKVKFAYIAAIPSLPQMSLIIAKNDEQLVSLGWLWLVLWSVLYCASWVGLTLLLISYDKRQLSSKTQILRALANDELFNVYQPLVNAQMPSIVGVEVLIRWRHPLEGVLGPAYFVPEAERDGTILDISIAQVENAVRDLTDILAAQPDFKVSFNVNGLLLGSKRYIDALLAAKNQISSLTIELTERDVLTQAQTKTVLTELKRAGIEIAIDDFGTGYSGLQYLQSFPIDLLKIDQSFVASIGLDTLQSPVLSAVIDMAGKLDKKLIAEGVETQAQARYLKSRGVNVHQGWLYFKALELPQLQREMDKVLDNKRAA
- a CDS encoding alpha-glucosidase family protein codes for the protein MANNEWWKGAVIYQIYPRSFQDSNADGIGDLQGIIQRLDYIKSLGVDAVWISPFFKSPMKDFGYDISDYRDIDPMFGTLDDFDTLISEAHNRDIKIIIDQVLSHTSNQHPWFVESREDKTNDKADWYVWADANPDGSPPNNWLSIFGGVAWQWEPRRCQYYLHNFLTEQPDLNFHHPEVRKAVLDNVEFWLKKGVDGFRLDAINFCFHDKQLRNNPAKPIELRQGRGFSEDNPYAFQYHYYNNTQPENLLFMEEIRALLDRYPGTVSLGEISSEDSLQTMAEYTADGNKLHMGYSFELLTNDYSAKYIRETVSRLESVMTEGWPCWAFANHDVERVASRWSTDGKVNDTQVKMLTALLGSLRGSVCMYQGEELGLGEAAVAFEELQDPYGITFWPNFKGRDGCRTPLPWTKAKTNAGFSESKPWLPVSEAHALRAVDEQAVDSNSTLSYYQAFLQWRNAQPALKTGDIEFIDTPEPVLAFYRKTQTQTLLCAFNLAATQQSVTLPEVALTQCDLKHLSGTASANVLTLDAFGCYFAEIL
- a CDS encoding TonB-dependent receptor — encoded protein: MSKFKPSMLTLALIAAGVSHAAPVEDNTANNEENNVEVIEVRGISRSIIASIDKKRFSDTIAEVVDAGDLASLPDVSIADSLSRLPGITAVRASGQSSQLNIRGMNGDFIQTTLNGREQASTSGYTAGSRWISFDQYPSELINQAAVYKSPKASLIEGGVAATVELKTANPLDAEKEHNFNSSVRYSYNDAASDVGADSTGERISFSYRGKFLNETLGFAIGGAYLNQPNNAIDISAHAPTRSQDFDGNGTEERSVNGFQYRSAKGSDERLGLLSTLVYQPTDAFKVQFDYFHSKFESEDKKSGLNIEGFSKDINSLYTVDNAVVKDGFLVAGDVTITDPNGPWVEMRSEDQSTDSTTDSFGLNLQYTTDSWELKFDWAHSEGEKTRRDMIASMHAYEYGTSTLEDGTLVNTWQELRNQTFSFEQREKDSPLLTLGNGYTDLSNMRLGDWEQFPHKYTDELDSVKVDFKYFIENSFISSIEVGARWSDREFTDQRSTFRWGAREGQNGYQLPDGTIVTNKGCEFNDQNHPCIPHDLTGYVSVRDTRGFQYLELDLEGIANEVFGPGNYEAQQTWGHNWTLIESGAVREEVLAGYIMANIDTEIADIPVTGNFGVRVVRTDTKSIGIQQIQGDEVGDSIIDDNGVERTDYRHVNYGPEYTDTLPSLNLNFRVSDTDQIRFAAAEVIGRPPVYQLRGGAGSWADTANDGTSPRYNVWSKGNPNLDPFRATQIDLSYERYFEDGGAFVAAIFWKDIESLIESITYQEGEVDWADIGLEVPDGFVAGQYQTTQNNDQGGYIRGIELAYTTMFDNLSGVFSGLGFNANYSYTESETTVDGGGNFPDQQLPLPGLSKNVWSATVFWNIDSFTTHLNIRYRDEYVYEGASPGGSSLAWADEYTVVDWQASYNFENGLEAVLQVNNLTDEPNTTNYGTALATGEYKEFGRQYYLGFNYSF